The Musa acuminata AAA Group cultivar baxijiao chromosome BXJ2-2, Cavendish_Baxijiao_AAA, whole genome shotgun sequence genome has a segment encoding these proteins:
- the LOC103975651 gene encoding homeobox protein knotted-1-like 2, protein MEEFSHLGGGSTSRGANFLYLPSSTTTTTSAAAQLNAAAYGRSCHPTLPYLQPPVPLKPEVGSSLQPSSSQERAVDGRGQGEISPGDTEEIKAKIMSHPQYSTLIGAYIDCQTMGAPPDVVARLSAIARELQSRSRCRQEASSDPELDQFMEAYCGLLVKYREELTRPLHEATDFLRRVESQFNALTNTPSSRIFYSDEGCEGVASSEEEADASGGETDVSLIDPHADDKELKHHLLKKYSGYLSSLRQELSKKKKKGKLPKEARQKLLSWWALHYKWPYPSETEKVALAESTGLDQKQINNWFINQRKRHWKPSEDMHLVVMDGFHPQNAAASLYMEGQYMGNGVYRTGP, encoded by the exons ATGGAGGAGTTCTCTCACTTGGGAGGTGGGAGCACATCAAGGGGGGCTAATTTCTTGTACCTTCCCTCgtcgaccaccaccaccacatcaGCTGCTGCGCAGCTGAACGCCGCCGCGTATGGCCGGAGTTGTCACCCAACCCTACCTTACCTCCAACCTCCCGTACCGCTTAAACCCGAAGTTGGGTCTTCTCTACAGCCATCATCATCTCAGGAAAGAGCAGTCGATGGACGAGGACAGGGAGAGATCTCTCCAGGTGATACAGAGGAGATCAAGGCCAAGATCATGTCTCACCCTCAGTATTCTACCCTCATCGGTGCCTATATCGACTGCCAAACG ATGGGGGCGCCGCCGGACGTGGTGGCACGGCTCTCGGCCATAGCCCGAGAGCTCCAGTCGCGCTCCCGCTGCCGTCAGGAGGCCTCCTCCGACCCCGAGCTGGACCAGTTCATG GAAGCATACTGTGGTTTGCTGGTGAAGTACCGAGAGGAGCTAACGAGGCCATTGCACGAGGCCACGGACTTCCTTAGGAGGGTCGAGTCACAGTTCAACGCACTCACCAACACTCCATCGTCGCGGATCTTCTATTCCG ATGAAGGATGCGAAGGGGTTGCATCCTCTGAAGAGGAGGCCGATGCCAGCGGCGGTGAAACTGATGTTTCATTGATAGATCCTCACGCCGATGACAAGGAGCTGAAGCACCACCTTCTGAAGAAGTACAGTGGGTACTTGAGCAGCCTCAGGCAAGAGctgtccaagaagaagaagaaagggaagctGCCAAAGGAAGCCCGGCAGAAGCTACTCAGCTGGTGGGCGCTGCACTACAAGTGGCCATATCCATCG GAAACCGAAAAGGTGGCGCTGGCCGAATCCACAGGCCTTGATCAGAAGCAGATCAACAACTGGTTCATAAACCAAAGGAAACGGCATTGGAAGCCATCGGAGGACATGCACTTAGTCGTGATGGATGGGTTTCATCCGCAGAACGCTGCTGCTTCCCTGTACATGGAAGGCCAATACATGG
- the LOC135605830 gene encoding pathogenesis-related protein 1-like, with protein MRSSNYASAWACVMALAMACTTLAQNSPQDFVDAHNTARAAVGVGPVSWDDNVTAYAENYANQRIGDCQLVHSDGPYGENLFWGSSTEFTGIDAVNSWVDEKQYYDHDSNSCADGQVCGHYTQVVWQDSTTIGCALVQCDSGGIFIICNYNPAGNIEGQSPY; from the coding sequence ATGAGGTCCTCAAACTATGCTTCAGCTTGGGCCTGTGTTATGGCCTTAGCCATGGCCTGCACCACCTTAGCGCAAAACTCCCCCCAGGACTTCGTGGACGCCCACAACACGGCCCGGGCGGCCGTCGGCGTCGGCCCCGTGTCATGGGACGATAACGTCACAGCGTACGCGGAGAACTACGCCAACCAGCGCATCGGCGACTGCCAGCTCGTGCACTCCGACGGGCCTTACGGGGAGAACCTCTTCTGGGGCAGCAGCACGGAATTCACCGGAATCGACGCCGTCAACAGCTGGGTCGACGAGAAGCAGTACTACGACCACGACAGCAACTCGTGCGCCGACGGCCAGGTCTGCGGCCACTACACGCAGGTGGTGTGGCAGGACTCGACGACCATCGGGTGTGCCCTGGTGCAGTGCGACAGCGGCGGCATCTTTATCATCTGCAACTACAACCCAGCGGGCAACATCGAGGGGCAGAGCCCTTACTGA